CACTacttctttgatttggttgttgGGTTAGGTCAATTCTGATTAAACCTGTCAAtccaactaaaaaaaaaatattggtgtcgaccaataaaaaaatcatgggCTACAAACATTTGGTTGATCTTATCACATGGATCACTATAAATTTTGGATGCTAGtcattagttattttattttcttctgtgACATCAAACATTTCCACTGCATGTGttaattgaaataaaattagataGCCACTTAAACTAAACCAAGTTGGCAAGTTCAAATGTTAGTTAAGTCATAAAGTTGCAAAATACTAGACTTCACACTCGCACGCCCAAGCAGCAAGCTAGCAAGCACCCACACTTAGAGAAGATATTAGTGCGATACTTAAAGTAAACGATCCATAGTTTCTTGTATATATCTAAATGAGGATTAGTCCGACTATCTTATCCGAACTTACGTGAAATAGAAGTAAGTAAAACGAAATTTAGCAAAGTAGACAATAgttttcaaaacttaattagcCAATGTTTTAGAAACTACTTAATTTCATCTAcaaatttctctattttaatGCTAAAAACTCTAGATACTTTCATGAGAAATTACTATAGATCAAAACAAAGTATCAAAGCAATAACCAATAAATTATTGCACATTCGACGAGTTTGAATGGTAACCACTATAATAGAAATACAATTTTGTATAACTTTGACAGTTATTAAtcacaaaaactttattaaagtgttacaaaaagttttattctcagttttttttacagcTTTCTTATACAGCTCTTTCTAACAACTTTCTTATACAACTTCTTCAGCTTTGCACTATTCCGATAAAGCGAACAACTCCAACTAACAGCTAAAAAACTTGTACAATTTTTGGTTACCAATCAGACCGACATAAAAACTTTGTAAGTAACatacatatttataaatataagtaTTCTTTCAGCTAAAATtgcatttataaattttaataaagtttGCTTTTTGTTGGCAGAAAATTAAACGAATAAATTATGCAATTAATTcagatttcaaaaaataaaataaacaccACCTCGATTTCATCTGAAATCTACcagttcctttttttttgttctccgAACGTTCTCTCCTCTCTGTCTATCATCGAACGCCGTCGCTCTCGCCGTTGACTTCTACCAGTGACCCCAACGCCTTCAATTTCCGCCTCGTCGGATAATGTAACTGCTTCAATTTAAGCTCGTCTCTTCTCACGTTATCTCTTTAATAGTATTATAGTTTCGGTTTTGGCTCGAATTCAGTGTTAAGATACATTATGAACATTGCTTCtacttttggattttgaatagTTCATCGGAGAAGACAATGGTGATGGAAGTTACAGAGACTGAGCGATGGTGCGTTGTAACTGGTGGTAGAGGATTCGCTGCAAGACATCTTGTAGAAATGCTCGTACGTTACCAAATGTTCCACGTTCGTATCGCCGATTTAGCTCCTGCGATAGTGCTCAATCCTCACGAGGAAACTGGAATTCTCGGTGAAGCAATTAGATCCGGTAGAGTTCAATACGTCTCCGCTGATCTTCGGAACAAAACTCAAGTTGTCAAAGGTATTTTTGCTTCGAATTCAATTTAGTTCAGTGATTCGTCGAATTCGTTTTTGTATCTGAAGATATAGTGAAACAGGTTTTCAAGGAGCAGAAGTGGTGTTTCATATGGCAGCTCCAGATTCATCGATTAACAATCACCAGCTTCAGTACTCAGTTAATGTTCAAGGTTTGAAGAAACttcaattttgtaaattttctctctgttttagaaATGagaatttagttttgattgttttgtttccaacTTGTTTGTGGTAGGGACAACAAATGTAATTGATGCTTGTATTGAGGTTGGAGTAAAGAGGCTAATCTATACAAGTTCTCCGAGTGTTGTGTTTGACGGGGTCCATGGTACTTTGAATGCTGATGAATCACTGCCGTATCCACCTAAGGTCTTTGTTATGTTGTTAAGAACTTGATATTTTCACAGGACTATGTGAAAATTTGGAGAGGTTTTTGAGCTTCTGTCACTGAGAATGTCTATCTTTTCAGCATAATGATTCATATTCAGCTACTAAAGCTGAAGGGGaagctttgattttgaaaGCGAATGGAAGAAGTGGACTACTCACTTGTTGCATACGTCCTAGCAGCATATTTGGTCCTGGTGATAAATTAATGGTTCCATCGCTTGTTACTGCTGCCAGGGCTGGGAAATCCAAGGTTGCctctattttctttgttttatctcTTTGGCCTTCTAAATGCTATCTATTTTCCTTGTGACCTATTATGCTCTGGTCTCTCCTTTTTTAGTGATGTTAATCAGTCTTGCTACTTCCATTACAgtgtatatacatattgaaAGATATGATATTTTGCAGATATGTGTATATTTATCTAACAAAATGCCGTGCTTCCTAAGAAAATAGATCtcaataaaatgaataaataagcTAAAGATGCATTGTCTCAAGTCTTTTTTGCTTTGTCTAGCACATTCAATCATTTAGTGTACTCTTATGATTCGTTTTGGATTCTTTATTGTCCAGTTCATTATAGGTGATGGGAGTAACTTCTATGATTTCACTTATGTTGAAAATGTTGTGCACGCCCATGTCTGTGCTGAGCGAGCTCTAGCATCAGGAGGAGAAGTATGTGCAAAAGCTGCTGGCCAggtatttgttttcatttgatACCATGTTGTACTTGTTTAATATCATAGTGGTACAGTTTTTTGCTGCTGTTCTTATTTTATTCTATAAGTACCTTTCTAAGTTTTAGTCCTGTCTGTTAAAACGGTCTTAACTGTAATGAATAAAAGCATTGGGGCAGCTGAATGAATAAGATAGACGCAACCTTATGTGTGCTCCTTAGGGAATTGAGGTCAGAAAGTTATATGACATTTCctgaagatatatatacgAGTATAGCTCCAGTCTGGTTGTATGTGGATATTTAAATTGTCCTCATTGCTTTTCTTGGACTTAATTTGGGTTATAAGGTGACATACTACATGGAAGTTGTGATTTTGTGCTATTTTTCGAAACAAAAACGCCCACAATTTCTAGAATTATGGCATTTTCTGATAGAAATTATTCTCCTCGTACTTTAGTTAGGGAATGTATATGATGTACAGCTTAATCTGACACGAAATGGCTGTGCAGGCTTACTTCATTACCAACATGGAGCCAATTAAATTTTGGGAGTTTATGTCACAGCTTCTTGAAGGACTTGGCTATGAGAggtatattttctttaacaaaagaagGTTCCTAACTAGAGTACatttgatttatgtttattCATGATGAACTAATAGAAGTTTGTAAATTGGTATATGTTTTTCAGGCCAAGTATAAAGATACCTGCAAGTCTCATGATGCCAATAGCATATCTTGTGGAACTAGCATATAAATTACTCGGACCGTATGGGATGAAAGTACCAGTGCTAACACCTTCTAGGGTTAGGCTACTCTCTTGCAACAGAACATTTGATTCTTCAAAAGCAAAGGATCGTTTAGGCTATTCTCCTGTTGTCCCACTTCAGGTTTATACAATCTTTTCTTTCGTTCAAAACAAAGATCGATATATTTTCTGCCTCTGTATAGCTTATCCTTGCACTTTCATTGGTTTTTTTTGGAATGCTAGGAAGGTATAAAGAGGACAATAGATTCATTCTCACACTTGAAAGCTCAAAATCAACCCAAAACAGAAGGTACTTATAGCGATGTCTCTAGATATTTTCTGCTTTGAGATAAAATCATATGACAAGTTCAGTGAAGGTGTCAAAAGTCATACCATTGTGATTGTATTCTTAGGAATTAGGATCAGGGGTTTTTCGATGCGGAGACACCGTACCGAAACATTCATATTAGATTAGATTAGGTACTAAGATTCatgaaaacccaaaagaaatcTTGTTACTAAGGTTAAACTACCCTACTTATGATAATAGAAATTACACTAGTAATCTTGGCTCAGATACTGAGAAAGTCTTATTGATGACATTTGCAGTTACTGAAACAATTCAATGGAAAAAGCAGACTCTCATTGCCATAGTCATTCTGATTACTCTCTATCATAACTTTGTTGCAACCACCGGATCATCTTCCGTCATAATAACTGCTGTTTCCAAGGTTTTGTTGGTATCATCAATTTTTATGTTCATCAATGGCATTTTACCAGAGAAAATGAAAGTGTTCGGGAGCAAGAAGATCGACTAAAGAATACTCCAAATTTGAGCTTTGTGTAAGGTAAACAACGACTTATTTTTTCCTCTATACATTGATAAACATGACTCCTGCCTGTGTAGATGGATGTTGTTTGGTCTGAGTTTTGCGTCGTTTATTTTACGATTTGTAATTTGAACTCTGTAACTGTCGATTTCGGTTACTCTGATACCAAAATCTATGAATTGATGATCAATACTTGTGTTTGTCAGCTTAATTTAATCAAACGATTACACCGATGAAGATTTTTAACATTCTTTCTTCTGCTGAAACAAGTGTGATggtttgttgttgctgttgctgtGATCTTTCGTTTCTTTAACATCTTTTTCTCACTTCCATTCTTGTTCTTAGGTAAAAATATGTCTAGTAGTGAAAAATCAGAATTTTTAACCATCTTGTTTTATTTGGGAATTTCTCCATCCATCATGAAGGAGTCGAATTAAACCAAAGTTCAGAAATTTGAATTAGAgacattaaaatataaaaatatcattctaCTTCCACTAAAACCCTCTTCCAAGCTAACGATGCGGGTTTAATTCCCAAGACTTGCGCAAAAAGCATGCCCAATATTGCTTTATCCAACCTCCGATGACcgtctctatcttcttctccttttctcgttcttttgattcttcttcttcttcttcttcttcttcttcttcttcttcttcttcttcttcttcttcttcttcttcttcttcttcttcttcttcttctgattctgatACTTAATCTTCTGTCTTCACATATGGAGCATAGATACTTGACTCGAGTAGCTTTGGATCGTTAACATCAAGATCCTCAACATGGTCTGCGAAGACGTAAACTACTCTACTACGATAGTAGTCATATTCATGCTGACATTCTCCAAAACCTTGGATTTCAACACGTTGGATAGTGTTCATCTCTGGATTGAAGTAGAAACATAAAACGGTTTTCCAGATGTAAAACTTTGCATGGACAAAACAATTTTACCTGTAGCAGTCACTCTAACAACGAAAACGTCATGAGTAAAGAATTTATCATCCCTCAAACTGTAAGCATATTTTAACCATTCCTGTTCCTCTACATCCACTAGAATCCACACACGCAACTTCATGGCATCATCAGTGACATCATCATAATAAATCAAACCTAACCCTTATAGTTAATCAAATGACAAAAGCTCTCTAGGTAAATAAACTTGAAATTTCTTAGACCTAACATCAAAGCAAACTATCACAAAATCATGCATCTTCTCAGACGTGTCATCGTTGTAAACATCACACGTGTCACCTAAGTAATACAAAACCCCATTGATGCATATTGATATCCTTTCACTCACAATATCATGTGTTAAGGAACATGTTATCTCTCTCCACCTCATTTCTCCGGTTTCATATGTAAGAATTTACTGATTATCAGGACCAAATGGATAAGCCATGCACAATACCTTGAATTGCTTGTCAATTGGATCAAACCCGAAAAAGCTTAATTCCTTTCTGTACCTTTTCAGATAAGGTAAGGATGCATACCGGCCCGTTATAGGGTTACATATCACACGCACTTCAGAGTACATATCATAGAAATAAGTCAAACCAGAGGCATAACAGCAAGATAGTTTTCGGTTCTCACTAGAAGAATACATCTGTATTTTGTTTGGAAGGAACTTCATATGAAAGTCGGCCGCTACTACAAGAGACGACGATGAATTATCATACGGACTCTGATGCTTaggcaaagagaagaaacaccATAAACCATTTCTTTTGATGGCGAATAAGAGACGCGGCTGAGTTGAGGAACTGGTGAGAAATAATTCTGTGAAATATGGACGACTAAGCATTGATGCCCATTGCTTCGACACGCAATGAAACCTCGCGATTGACTTTGCAGGCAATCTCAACATTATCTCGAGGATGAGTTCTTTAGGGATGGAATCTGAAATCATGATTGCgtgataataaaaatacaaaagtgtGTAAATACATATAATTGCATAATAGAGTTTTCATTGTTCGCtattatttacataaaaaagGTCTTTgtgttaaaaaatatcaaaaaggaTTAAACTCTAAATCTCTTTATATAgatttctttgcttttgtaaCCAACACACAGATTAGGTAAAATTTCCTAAGCTTTgaaaaatctacatatacatttttttgccgtcattttagcaaataaatcatGTACTTGacacttatttacaatggcatGCCATtaacattaaatattttctgttgataattaaatacaagatattatattcaatcatagtTGCCAAAAATCTCTCAAGATATCTAATTGGTATTAATTATTCagatttaaaaatctaaatattttatattgcGCTCAACAAACGTTTTCAAAAACCTCTCCAAAAAGTTCTACACGGGTTTATTCACATATTTATAATCCGAGATTTTTTTCATCAACTAATTACTCCCAACATACATTTTCCGAGATTTCTTCTCTACGATATatgttgaattatatatcttttaaattgatttgaattatatatcttttaaattaaaatattattagaacaaaaataacaaaataatatttaatttcattgaacGGGGTTAGATGGTCGGACGGGTTTGGGTCGATAgtaatacgagacggtataccaCGGATAAAATtcattagatatatttaatttctcttttggtcATAGGAGTGTAGTAATCCCACCGGTGTTTTTCGTTatggtggttttttttttggatttcttcTCGCGTGATGGGATTCTTAGATCTGAGGTTGGTGCCTCCGTTTTCGGCGGTTCTGGTCTTGCTGATGGCTCGCCATTGATGTCTGAGGTTAGTTTGTTCAGGTGTATTTGCATAATTTTTGGCCTGCGTTTGGTGTCTCTTCTAGTTTATTGCGAGTTTGTTCTTGGGTTTTGCGGATACGGTTGTAGCGACTTTGTTTGtggattttttggttttagcgAATTGGTTCCGGATCTGTAGGATCTACGGTGCTGCTCTGAGAATTATGCCATTGTTTTGTTGGATCCGTGCCCTTTCATTAGTCGCTTTGTGCTTATTTTCTCCAAGCCGTTTTGGTTGAGTGGTGTTTGGGAGTTAGTCAGGTTCAGTCCTGCCCTTGCTCTTATTTCCGTTCCTGGTCTCCTCGTTTCAGCCATTGTTTCACATTGGGTTTGTTTCCTTGCTAAGATGATGTTATGTTTTGGTTGCTTCGATCGATAGACCTCTAAGTTTTCAGTTCATTCTTCTCCCTAATGTTGTTCGTTATGGTTGTTAGCTGTCTCGGTTTCATCTTTCTTGCTCTTGAGTTTGATGTTTTTCGAGAGATTGGGCCTTTCTCCTTGTCCTTGCTTTCCTGTTGGGATTGCCTTTTGAAGATTTCTATTTAGACGCTAGTGGACGCAGCAGTCGTCGGACATCGTATTCGGAAGTGTGCTCGAGGTTCCTTTAACTCTTTTGTCTCGCTTGCCGGGTTATGaagcttttgttcttggtttGGAGAGATTAGCTCTCATTTTGATAGGAGGAGGTAGATGTTATCTTCGGGTTGGCCGCGAGCATCCTTGGTAAATCTCTATCGCTTGAGCTTTTGAAGATTGGGTTACTTGTCTTTTTgggtcttttgtttttttttaaagttatagGCTTGGTgcttttttcttagtttttggtttcgaCCTCTTGCGTTTGTGGTTTGAagtattatgttttgttttattactATGTTTAGTTTCACTTTTTTAGAGCCAATTTCCGaggaaattttgttttctgtcgGCTTTGACTCTGGAGACTTTTATGTCGTCCGCTGGCTTTAATTTCCCTTATTTGGGTTTTGTATTTCACTTTGGTATCATTTCAAGATCAATAAACTAATAgtttgagtaaaaaaaaaaatggtatagAGAGCCCAGGCAGGCTCATGTCATGTGAATCTTGCCACATCACTAACATAATTAATATCGGAAAACTTCAATGGGTGTTATCGTCATTTCCCTAAAAAGAACAACGAGACAATCGACGGTTACGGCGGCGTAAACCTTATCGGACGAATGAAGATCTGTCGCTCTCCTTCCTCCGTCGTACTCTCTCTATTCATCCAAGTCCTTACTCTAGCCGTCGCTCTCGATCCTTCGCAGCCAGACGAATCCAACATCACCGCAACACCGATTCTACAggtaaatcaaatcaaatcaatcttcttctctggtgTTTGATCGTCTGACCAATTGGCATTCGCTACTTTAGGATGTGCTGAAGGAGATATCGGTGAAGCAGAAGTGGAATCTAGAGGAAGTTAGATTTTCGAAATTGGAAGTTAAGAAGATTCGTATTGGTACGAGTCGGAGATTTGAGATCCGGATCCGATTAGGGAAGAGCAGATTCGTATTCATCTTCCCGGATGAAATAAcagattggagaagaagcgGCGGGGGTAGTGATGTTGAGTTGCAGGAACTAGTTCGGGAAGTTAATTCGAGTAAGGTTCTTGATCCGCCGCTTGTATTGAAAGGTCCATTTGAGCTACTTGTCGATGGCAATGATCGTCTCTCGCTTTCGTTACCGGTAAAAATGTTCTTCTTTAAACGACTCTCTTAGTGCTATGATTGATGGTAATGATCTACTCAGTGTTAGGATTATCGGAGGAATTCGAAACTTAGGTCTTgttttagtgattttttttacgtttCTTCGTTCGTGGTCTCGAGTAGATGACCACGAACGAAGAAACGTTAAGTGCAAAAAGTAATGAAAGGCCTGAATACGTTTTAAGGAAGACTTGGTTTATGTGTGGGAGTAGCTTGTTTTGTCACTGATGATTTCGAgcttatgatttgttttcagatGAACATTTCACATAGCGGTTTAAAACGAGTTCTTGTGAGTGAGGGCATCTCAGTAGAAATAAGGGAAGCTCAAGCAGTCTCTCTATTCCACTCATCCCATCGAAGATACGCTGCTACTGTCGATCCTGTAAATATTAAAGAAGGAAGTTCTTTATGGTCGTTTTGGGGTTCTGTGTGTGTGCCATTGCCTCCCATACAAATCATAGGGTCAGCTTCATTGGTTGCGTTTAGGACTTCAAATGCAACTACGCAAATCAAGACTTCGTACTTATCAGATGAGGCAATCCATTTATATGcagaaaaatgttattataaAGCTCACACGTACAGGCAGCATCGGTTCCCAAATGATCTTCTTGGCTTAAAGATCCACAAGTTGGAGAAAGTTCTGAACTCTTTAGGGAATGGAACACGACAAACAGTGAGTTCTGTAACAGCTAAACTAAAGGCATCAGGAATGGTACGGTTTCAGTTAGAGATCGAGAGAAGTATTGGGAAGAATGAGAGTGTGATAAGTAAAAAAGTAGCATGGAGAACAAAACCGAAGATCGAACGGGTTTGGTTTGAAGTAACGGCGAAAATCGAAGGAGATAAGTTGAAAGCAGTGAGGCTGAGAAAAGTAGTGCCTTTCATTGAAGTGGATACAGAAGCATGGAGCAGTTTGATGTCTAACATGTCATTCACAAAGTTTCCATCATTACTTGTTCCTCAAGAAGCTTTAACACTCGATGTCAAATGGTAGGCGCAACACTTTTATACGTTTGATAATCTTCCATAAGGCAGAAACCACAGTGTAACGATGGATTGTATTTACTCGTCcttgtatgtatgtatatacttCTGGTTCTGTAAAGGATTATTTATCACGAAAACTGGTGAAAGGAGTTGTTACGAATCATTGCATATTTTGCATGAacaagttttggattttgagcatgtgttaattttacatattttttcttcacccCTATTTCCATTTCAAAGtcataataaaaattttaaccGAAAAACTAAACTGATCTAGCTTGAAATAATTAACCAAATATGTAAACATAAAGGTTCACTCTCCTTATTGGTCCACTTGACAAATTCATTATCTTAAGATGAACCAATATGTAAACACTAGGCCTGACCCGTGCCagtgttttatattttaagaaatatgttgtaataaaattttatttaatattgatttattttgttgttttggtgcTATACATTGTACTATTGTAGTATATAGTATAAATGATAATGTACACCGAAAAGTGTAGAATggtatttataatttttatgacACAATAGCTAATGTTGTGCATAAgtcaaattttgaactttgaaactgaagagtaaattaaaaaaaatcttagattGAAATATAATATAGGCTAGAATGATGTAAAcaaatgtattttatttagtatttataacCCAAACGtttatttttcagtttggttttaaTCTAGTATATTAATGTTAGAATATTTGAgctaatatattaaaactaaagACAACCGTTGCTTGGATATTCCTTGCGACAACAagtagatctagggttttctactttctttcttcttcgctgCTGCTTTTCATTCACAGGTTTTGAGACTTCATCTTGTCTATGATTCAGGAGTTGGTGGGGGAGCACTTCTCCGTCTGCGGTGGTGTAATTTTTGTCATCGATGTGGTCGTTGCTCAAGATTAACGAAGGTGGAGTCTCGAGGTCGTGGATCCCGGTTGATGACGTCGTGGTGTGCTTCGAGGATCCCCATGGCTCAACTTTTGTGCTTGTTGCTAATTTTAAAACCgatgatatataattattgtttcTTGAAGTTTACAATtcataaaactaaataagaaATACTGCATATAATACCTAAGAAGTAAAAACTCTATCTTTTTGATgcaattagtttttttaaaacatctaCTATTATTTAGGAACAAAAGGAGtaataaatttagatttaagacacccaatcttttttttttggtcttccTAAGACAATAAAGACACCAAACAtctttttttaaccaaataaaattaatttgtttaagatttgttttcctAAATActgtttaataatttttttttttaattgatttttttttgtcttgatGTAAAATTCTATTATATGAAGtacaattttgaaagttaGTAACTCACGAGATCATGACACGTGTCAATTTTTTCACGATCTTAGATTTTTGACACgtgtaaaataaattttcctttatttatttagaaaaagtatttataaggaaattaaatttatatatatatacaattttaaaaggtAAAGAAGACAATTATAAGGaaattatatatctaattaaataaaatacaaaaaaattatttttatgtattatatCATGCATAcatgatgacaaaaaataaaataaaatcatgcATACATATTAAGATCATGCATACGTTGGAAGATCATACatatgttatatttatatgtttacttAACCAAATCTTTCTCATATTTCTTTCAGGGGTGTTATTGGATTCTAATTTATTTCTTGATGactttaataaaatcataGAAAGTAGTGTTATTGGattctattttaaaaagaattttgataactttaataaaatcatGAAACTAGATAAATGAAGGATTATAAACTATTGATTGAgagttttttataatcttgttgattaggttttttataatcttgtaAAATTTCCTAACcaatctctctatttttatGATACTACTTTTTATGACTTTATTTTGTGAATAAAAGTGTAGAAAGCATAAACCaataatacaataatttaattgattaacattcaaagattcttttgttttagttgaataacataaaaaaatcagtgattttattaaagtatgaatccaataactccaaattaataaaaaaaattgaaaagtctttttacaaatcaaaaactaataacaagaaactttaataaagtttaatcatattttgattgaataacacaaattctaaataatatttaaagtCATTAAAACACTATTTAAATCCCAAACTAATAATTCTTCTTTAGTAGATATCATCAACTAAAGCGAAATCTTATTTGTCAAAGTCGTCCTATGCGTTATAACTAAATTGTCGTTTTCATGGTCGAATACACATTATTTAAGCATCTAAACCACCATGTAAGGATATCAAAAACGTGTTTATGAAttctaaaccataaactcatCCTCATATCAAAAACATGGCGACATTGAAAACAACAATCTTTATCATCTTCATTCTCTATATCTCATGTAAgctttctctatatatactactactactactatatatatacctcttacattttgattattcGACCTAAAAGTCCAAATAAAATATGGTATGTGTTTGCAATTAATAGGTACAATGTTTGTAAATATCTTTAGAGTTCAAGCCGATGCATCATGCTTGACAACAAAAGAGTGTGTGGTGCGTTGTTCAGACGAAGATGCACAGTGTATTCATGGCGAGTGCCATTGTCCGCACCTAAAAGTCGACATTGAGCCGACCAAGGCGATACGGTGCAAGACTGATCTTGATTGTCCTGATCCTCATCAATGCcctaaatatgattattatgCATGCCTTAATAATGGAGAATGTACTTGTATCTCTGTTTAAGAAACCTTAAACCGTGATTGTTCTGATTCTCATCAATGACCTCAATCTATTCTAATATTCTAAACCTTAAAACAGAAAGCTCaaactatacaaaatattcaaagaaaatatttataaataaaatcaaaaatatattagaaaataataatattagacAAAAACATCCTCCGGATATCAATAAtgttaaata
This sequence is a window from Arabidopsis thaliana chromosome 1 sequence. Protein-coding genes within it:
- the 3BETAHSD/D1 gene encoding 3beta-hydroxysteroid-dehydrogenase/decarboxylase isoform 1 (3beta-hydroxysteroid-dehydrogenase/decarboxylase isoform 1 (3BETAHSD/D1); FUNCTIONS IN: 3-beta-hydroxy-delta5-steroid dehydrogenase activity, sterol-4-alpha-carboxylate 3-dehydrogenase (decarboxylating) activity; INVOLVED IN: steroid biosynthetic process, metabolic process; LOCATED IN: membrane; EXPRESSED IN: 22 plant structures; EXPRESSED DURING: 13 growth stages; CONTAINS InterPro DOMAIN/s: 3-beta hydroxysteroid dehydrogenase/isomerase (InterPro:IPR002225), NAD(P)-binding domain (InterPro:IPR016040); BEST Arabidopsis thaliana protein match is: 3beta-hydroxysteroid-dehydrogenase/decarboxylase isoform 2 (TAIR:AT2G26260.1); Has 24441 Blast hits to 24428 proteins in 2873 species: Archae - 619; Bacteria - 15419; Metazoa - 693; Fungi - 529; Plants - 1563; Viruses - 132; Other Eukaryotes - 5486 (source: NCBI BLink).) — translated: MVMEVTETERWCVVTGGRGFAARHLVEMLVRYQMFHVRIADLAPAIVLNPHEETGILGEAIRSGRVQYVSADLRNKTQVVKGFQGAEVVFHMAAPDSSINNHQLQYSVNVQGTTNVIDACIEVGVKRLIYTSSPSVVFDGVHGTLNADESLPYPPKHNDSYSATKAEGEALILKANGRSGLLTCCIRPSSIFGPGDKLMVPSLVTAARAGKSKFIIGDGSNFYDFTYVENVVHAHVCAERALASGGEVCAKAAGQAYFITNMEPIKFWEFMSQLLEGLGYERPSIKIPASLMMPIAYLVELAYKLLGPYGMKVPVLTPSRVRLLSCNRTFDSSKAKDRLGYSPVVPLQEGIKRTIDSFSHLKAQNQPKTEEKMKVFGSKKID
- the 3BETAHSD/D1 gene encoding 3beta-hydroxysteroid-dehydrogenase/decarboxylase isoform 1 (3beta-hydroxysteroid-dehydrogenase/decarboxylase isoform 1 (3BETAHSD/D1); FUNCTIONS IN: 3-beta-hydroxy-delta5-steroid dehydrogenase activity, sterol-4-alpha-carboxylate 3-dehydrogenase (decarboxylating) activity; INVOLVED IN: steroid biosynthetic process, metabolic process; LOCATED IN: membrane; EXPRESSED IN: 22 plant structures; EXPRESSED DURING: 13 growth stages; CONTAINS InterPro DOMAIN/s: NAD(P)-binding domain (InterPro:IPR016040), 3-beta hydroxysteroid dehydrogenase/isomerase (InterPro:IPR002225); BEST Arabidopsis thaliana protein match is: 3beta-hydroxysteroid-dehydrogenase/decarboxylase isoform 2 (TAIR:AT2G26260.1); Has 24445 Blast hits to 24432 proteins in 2873 species: Archae - 619; Bacteria - 15430; Metazoa - 691; Fungi - 529; Plants - 1560; Viruses - 132; Other Eukaryotes - 5484 (source: NCBI BLink).), with protein sequence MVMEVTETERWCVVTGGRGFAARHLVEMLVRYQMFHVRIADLAPAIVLNPHEETGILGEAIRSGRVQYVSADLRNKTQVVKGFQGAEVVFHMAAPDSSINNHQLQYSVNVQGTTNVIDACIEVGVKRLIYTSSPSVVFDGVHGTLNADESLPYPPKHNDSYSATKAEGEALILKANGRSGLLTCCIRPSSIFGPGDKLMVPSLVTAARAGKSKFIIGDGSNFYDFTYVENVVHAHVCAERALASGGEVCAKAAGQAYFITNMEPIKFWEFMSQLLEGLGYERPSIKIPASLMMPIAYLVELAYKLLGPYGMKVPVLTPSRVRLLSCNRTFDSSKAKDRLGYSPVVPLQEGIKRTIDSFSHLKAQNQPKTEVTETIQWKKQTLIAIVILITLYHNFVATTGSSSVIITAVSKVLLVSSIFMFINGILPEKMKVFGSKKID